GCAGCTCGATCGGCGGCTGGATGGCCCTCGAGCTCGCCGTGCGCTACCCGGAGCGGGTGAGCCGGCTCGTGGTCGTGAACCCGGTCGGCCTGTACCTGCCCGAGGCCCCGGTCGCCGAGCTCTTCGGGCGCTCGCCGGGCGAGCTGGCGGCCATGCTGTTCGTCGACCAGTCGCACCCGGTCGCGGCGGCGATGCACCAGATGGAGGAGTTCACCGGGGACGTCGGCAAGCGGGTCGAGATCCCGATCGAGCTCGTCCTCCCGATCTGGAAGGCCCTCGGCGCGACCGCGCGCCTGGGCTGGGACCCCTACCTCCACGACCCGAAGCTCCGAGGTCGGCTGCGCCGGATCACCGCCCCGACCCTCGTCGTCGCCGGGGCGCACGACGGCCTCGTCCCGCTCGCCCACGCCGAGACGCTCGCCCGCGAGATCCCCGACGCCCGGCTGGCGGTGGTGGAGGGGGCCGCCCACTG
This DNA window, taken from Acidimicrobiia bacterium, encodes the following:
- a CDS encoding alpha/beta hydrolase: MAPLREEFVAAPLGKIQVFRGGSGPPLVYLHSTGGEAQGLPLLEDLSERFEVVAPIFPGFGESEGIEEIDGMDDAVFHLLDLWELLGLRSPNVLGSSIGGWMALELAVRYPERVSRLVVVNPVGLYLPEAPVAELFGRSPGELAAMLFVDQSHPVAAAMHQMEEFTGDVGKRVEIPIELVLPIWKALGATARLGWDPYLHDPKLRGRLRRITAPTLVVAGAHDGLVPLAHAETLAREIPDARLAVVEGAAHWLVVERPDELAALTRDFLA